In Streptomyces sp. Li-HN-5-11, the sequence ACACCGATGTGCGGGCTGCCCGGGCAGACCTCGTCGGCCGGCCGTGGGCCATGGGCCGAAAGGCGTCGGCGCAGCAGGACGATGGGGCGCCGGGGGCTGGTGAGCGCGGCCCGCTCGGCGTCGGTCAGGACGGCGATGCGCTCCGCGGTGGCGAGGTCCGCGCACATCACCGCGAAGGCCTTGCCGCCCCGCTCCTTGCGGGCGCGCAGGGTGGCGACCGCGCGGGCGTCGGTGGCGTCGCACGCCAGGTGGTAGCCGCCGACGCCCTTGACGGCGACGATCCGTCCCGCGGTGAGCAGGGCCCTGGCCGCCGCCAGGGCGTCAGCGCCCAGTGCCGGGCGCACACCGCTGCCGTCGGCGGGCACCAGGCTGAGCCGTGGGCCGCAGTCGGGGCAGGCGACGGGCTGGGCGTGGAAGCGCCGGTCGGCGGGGTCGGTGTACTCCCGCGCGCAGGCGGGGCACATCGGGAAGCCGGCCATGGTCGTGACCGCGCGGTCGTAGGGCATGGCCGTGGCGATGGTGAAGCGGGGGCCGCAGTGGGTGCAGGTGATGAACGGGTGGCGGTGGCGGCGGTCGGCCGGGTCGGCGAGTTCGCGCAGGCAGTCGGCGCAGGTCGCGGTGTCCGGCGGGAGCTGTGTGCGTCCCGGGGAGTGAGCGGTGGGGCGGATGGTGAACGGGTCGGTGGCGCCGGTGGCCGGGAGGTCCTCGTGCCCGATGCCGGTCACGGCGGCCAGCGGCGGCGGATGCTCGGCCAGCAGGCCGCAGAACCGCGCGACGCCGTCCGGTGGGCCCTCGATCTCGATGAGCACACCGTCGGCGGTGTTGCTGACGAAGCCGGCCAGGGCGAGGTCGGCGGCCAGGCGGTGGACGTACGGTCTGAAGCCCACGCCCTGCACCGTGCCGCGCACGGTGAGCCGACGGCGTACGTGACCGGTGGTGGGCGCGGTCATGAGGCGGGTGCGGTCGCCGGGTGGGGGTGCGCGTGGTGGTCGTGGGCATCCGCGTCGGCGGGGTGGTGGCCGTGGCCGTGGGGGTGCGGCGCGAGGGGCGGCCGGTGCGGCGGGGCTGCGTCGCGGGCGGAGAGGGCCCGTTCAAGGACGGTGTCGACGCCGTCGCCCGCGCGGGCGCAGGTCCGTACGATCTCCACCCCCGGGTTGACCCGGTGCACGTTGGCGCGGAAGGCGTCCTCGTCGAAGCCGGCGGCCTCGGCCAGGTCGGTCTTGGTGACCACGACCAGATGGGCGGAGCCGAACGCGGTGGGGTACTTCAGCGGCTTGTCCTCGCCCTCGGTCACCGCCATCAGCACGATCCGCAGGGTCTCGCCGAGGTCGTACGACGCCGGGCAGACGAGGTTGCCGACGTTCTCGACGAACAGCACCGCGGTGCCCGCCGGCAGCCAGCTCTCCAGCCGGGTGCGCACCTGACGGGCCTCCAGGTGGCACAGGCCGTCGGTCAGCACCTGCTGCACCGGGGCGCCTGAACGGGCCAGCCGGCGGGCGTCGTTCTCGGTCGCCAGGTCCGCGGTGAGCGCGGCCACCGGGAGGCCCCGCCCGACCGCGCGGGCGAGCACCCGGCCGAGGAGCTCGGTCTTGCCGCTGCCGGGGCTGGACAGCAGGTTGACGAGTGCGACGCTCTGCCGGGCGAGGTCGTCGCGCAGGGCTTCGGCCAGGTCGTCGTTCCTGGCGAGGACGGCCTGCTTGACGTCGACGGACCGGCACATGGCGCTGCTCCTCGGTTTCGGCGCGGGAAGGGGATCCCCTACCGATCTTCAGCTGCCCCGGCCGCCAGGTGTGGCAGCGCAGCCGTGGGCGGCGGTGCGGATTCCTCCGGGCGGCCCAACCGCGGGGTGGCGGCGGGGTCCGCGAGCAGCGCCGGGACCATCGCGTGCAGCGCCTCCACGGCCCGTTCGACGGCCTCGCGTACCGGGGCGCTGAGCCCGGGCATGATGTCCTCGTCGCCACGCGGCCGCTCCTGGGGTTCGCAGGCGAGCACGAGGACGCGTGGGAGCGGCCCGTCGGCGAGGTGTGCGGCCAGGGCCAGCACCGTGGCCGGGTCCATGCCGTGGGCCTCCGGCGGGCCCGCTCCCGCCGCCGTGCCGTCGGGCAGGTCCGCCTCGATCAGGGACACGGTGCCGGGCCGGTGGCCGCGCGGCGCCGCGTCGACCAGGACGGCCGTGTCGTACCCGTCCAGCAGTTCGTAGGCGAGGTCGAGGCCGCGGATGCCGAAGTCCCGCACACGCACCTCGGCCGGCAGGGGACGGGTCTGCAGGGCACGGATCACCTCGGGGCCGAAGGCGTCGTCGGCGAGGAAGATGTTGCCGACGCCCGCGACCAGCAGACGGGTGCGGGAGGGGGGCGTCACCGGGTGGTCCCGGTGAGCGGGGCGCAGACCGGCGACAGCGGGCGGGCCGGGCCGCTGGGCACCTTGCGGACGAACGCGGAGCGCAGCGCGTGGTACGGGGCCCGGGGGTCGAAGAAGATCTCGTGCATACGGGCGAGTTCGGCGCGGCGGTACTCCGCGAGCGGCCGTGCCCTCTCGTCCCGCTCGCGCGCTGCCGCCTTGTCCGCGATGCGCCGCCCGAGGCCGTCGGCGTCGGCGAGCGCGGCCGCCATGCGCTCGACCTCGGCGGCGAACTCTCCCGGCGAGGCGGGCACCAGACGGTCCACCAGGCCGACGCGGGCCGCCGCGTGGGCGCTGACCGGCAGCGCCTCGGTGGTCAGCCGCTCGGCGGTCCGGGCGCCGACGCGGCGCGGGAGGCTGTAGGTCCACAGCTCGGAGCCGTACAGACCCATGCGGCGGTAGTGCGGGTTGAGTACGGCGCCGGCGCGGCACCAGACCTCGTCCGCGGCGAGGGCGAGCATCACGCCGCCCGCCGCCGCGTTGCCGCCGAGGGCGGCGACCACCAGCCGGTCGGTGGTGCGCAGCACGGCCTCCACGAGGTCGTTCATGGCGTTGAGGTTGGTCCACGACTCGGCGGCCGGGTCGGGGGCCGCCTCGATGACGTTCAGGTGGATGCCGTTGGAGAAGAAGTCGCGGG encodes:
- a CDS encoding hydrogenase maturation protease; the encoded protein is MTPPSRTRLLVAGVGNIFLADDAFGPEVIRALQTRPLPAEVRVRDFGIRGLDLAYELLDGYDTAVLVDAAPRGHRPGTVSLIEADLPDGTAAGAGPPEAHGMDPATVLALAAHLADGPLPRVLVLACEPQERPRGDEDIMPGLSAPVREAVERAVEALHAMVPALLADPAATPRLGRPEESAPPPTAALPHLAAGAAEDR
- the hypB gene encoding hydrogenase nickel incorporation protein HypB → MCRSVDVKQAVLARNDDLAEALRDDLARQSVALVNLLSSPGSGKTELLGRVLARAVGRGLPVAALTADLATENDARRLARSGAPVQQVLTDGLCHLEARQVRTRLESWLPAGTAVLFVENVGNLVCPASYDLGETLRIVLMAVTEGEDKPLKYPTAFGSAHLVVVTKTDLAEAAGFDEDAFRANVHRVNPGVEIVRTCARAGDGVDTVLERALSARDAAPPHRPPLAPHPHGHGHHPADADAHDHHAHPHPATAPAS